One window from the genome of Epinephelus moara isolate mb chromosome 5, YSFRI_EMoa_1.0, whole genome shotgun sequence encodes:
- the LOC126389704 gene encoding E3 ubiquitin-protein ligase RBBP6-like isoform X2: MSCVHYKFSSKLDYNTVTFDGLHITLNELKRQIMARERLKATDCDLQITNAQTREEYTDDEAHIPKHSSVIVRRTPLGGVKPAGRTFIVDRSDTAVVGSSRPTDSSPSLSLAQLAKTANLVDANASEEDKIKAMMSQSNHEYDPIHYSKKAVGPPPAHYTCFRCGKAGHYIRQCPMLMVQDKSVEGPKPVRISKGIPQSFMVKAEPGTKGAMLTSTGEYAIPAIDAEAYAQGKKERPPFVPHDQSSSEDDTDPIPDELLCPICNDLMTDAVVIPCCGNSYCDDCIRTALLDSEEHVCYTCKQSDVSPDNLIANKFLRQAVNNFKNETGYTKRVRKQVQNAAPPPPRPQLVRPLHSRQQDPLMANVTQPPPSAPPAAPQAQVPPPAPAPAPAPAPAPAPAPAPAAPSAPTPPHAAATVEEQADSPAPAPVADHQSPMHSTSHGEPPPPGETDPEPSVTPESSGTSESGSQNYHLTVIGHPPPVRAPHPPGHQSRPHHSHRGGGRPWERFYRSRGDHPPTHLQTAPPPAPVPPVYPAPSLYPPPPQPYPPPYTSGPSLIPPTISYQPQPVYAPGPPGLNPPWVAPGAQPPLIPLPPLSQPPLSKEDFYRQRHHRQDKATSKLDEFTKDFHKELMKYRNAPKRRRPSYSRSRSYSRSPFSRSPYSRSRSRSRSRSYSYSPSRSRSRSRSHGRSYPRSPYSRRNGRSYGRSRSRSRSRSRSYGYRRSGSPRSPPPYRPGGWEGAEGAGPYRSRSRSRSPGPGGFRSRSPGGRKPPPRELPPYEPKGISPGGNDRWERERYRQWEKEYADWYNKYYKDYDNQHPSLHHRGRGSRDRERDRMSPLSRDYSPQGRGRRGREERSAPPHHPPSSSSTGTKSSTKVSKTKKVKRKRTGEEPEPSHQSVDRGDATPVRDEPMDEIPSLTKTPPMSSKASVGAATSKAPASKSTAAPAKPSTKSTSKTQADKTKKDKSQKVKAKVKTEGVKAKSEKVKKKTGEGVVTKKKDSSSATKPLKTVKSKPEDAPNSTAPKKEKSKSSSGRPALLKTPPLSSQNMPLHHPSLHDGPRGSHDMRGRRDLPQGGGLLPIPHPHGLQLLHRPPSPDSRRRMGEEGRSLLGPPPGKLRRIDGLGGGGDVMSHSHMSHQPPLHRLPPPSDRPGLLPLPVSRDMGRGDADRGPIRPLMDLQVKPTQRRIKLNRDLGRKGSTETAPSDRTPSGPEKTTSTSDRPTAANSSEGDRPSGTAEGGRKEPSASSERGVSRERPGSAGERLQGSDREQSRSSGLDRERDRASGSDRDRDRDRDRDRGVASDRDRDRDRDRDRDRVSGSQKVAATVERDPEGERPSRTERKNSSGGSSGGRSVSLDKMTIAEKSAISRSMTDLQEKPSTSSKERGEGSERSAKSARSVSKDRTERSVPSGEKPAAAHREAVKDGEESVVRSRPRISRKALTSHTTSSTRSTQEAKRDSDKDQKSVFSKPAEQPPSSPVNSRGRSPSVSPAASPAREEPLIQPPPRSKWEREDDEEGQENGLSAPKEPSPVPQRSRGREGQTEAPKPVKGEGRDATREERRGAVREEKKGRAPREEGKGGRTAQANSDKPTKIKLVREEGRGGGRDEGRGVTGKEERAAESRGGREENRGPEPRRQRLCSDLGRETDEAAFVPDYSEGEGSEPEGGRSGSGSLSLSHPSSPTPTNHSGSVTTGDKKKKKHKKHKKHKKHKKHGGQEKEGEQKQHKHKHKKKKHKKNKEKDAEEEEEEKVEKAEEEGAPC, encoded by the exons ATGTCGTGTGTTCACTATAAGTTTTCTTCCAAACTGGACTACAACACAGTCACTTTCGATGGGCTGCATATCACCCTCAACGAGCTTAAAAGGCAGATTATGGCCCGAGAGCGCCTCAAGGCCACAGACTGCGACCTGCAGATCACCAATGCGCAGACTCGAGAAG AATACACAGATGATGAAGCTCACATCCCGAAACACTCGTCCGTGATCGTCCGCCGCACTCCGCTTGGTGGAGTAAAACCTGCTGGCAGGACGTTCATTGT AGATCGTTCTGACACAGCTGTGGTGGGATCTTCTAGACCC ACTgattcttctccatctttgtCACTCGCCCAACTCGCCAAG ACTGCTAACTTGGTTGACGCTAATGCATCAGAGGAGGACAAGATTAAAGCCATGATGTCTCAGTCCAATCATGAATATGACCCGATACA TTACTCCAAGAAGGCAGTCGGTCCtccaccggctcactatacctGCTTTCGTTGTGGAAAAGCTGGTCATTACATTCGGCAATGCCCCATGCTGATG GTCCAGGATAAGAGTGTTGAGGGTCCCAAGCCAGTGAGGATTAGTAAGGGTATTCCTCAGAGCTTCATGGTGAAAGCAGAGCCAGGCACCAAGGGAGCCATGTTAACCAGCACTGGAGAATACGCCATACCTGCTATAGATGC GGAGGCATATGCACAAGGAAAGAAGGAGCGCCCTCCGTTTGTTCCACATGACCAGTCATCATCTGAGGACGATACAGACCCAATCCCAGATGAACTCTTGTGTCCAATTTGCAATGACCTGATGACAGATGCCGTAGTTATACCCTGCTGTGGAAACAGTTACTGCGATGACT GTATCAGGACTGCCTTGTTGGACTCAGAGGAGCACGTCTGCTACACATGCAAACAGTCGGACGTTTCACCTGACAATCTCATTGCTAACAAGTTTCTCCGACAG GCTGTGAACAACTTCAAGAACGAGACAGGGTACACCAAACGCGTGCGTAAGCAGGTCCAAAATGCAGCTCCGCCTCCACCGCGCCCTCAGTTGGTCAGGCCTCTGCACTCAAGACAGCAGGACCCACTGATGGCCAATGTCACTCAACCTCCTCCAAGTGCACCCCCCGCTGCTCCTCAAGCTCAGGTCCCACCTCCTGCTCCTGCACCGGCACcggctcctgctcctgctcctgctcctgctcctgctcctgctgctcccTCTGCTCCTACTCCTCCTCATGCTGCTGCTACTGTTGAAGAACAAGCTGATTCACCAGCTCCTGCACCTGTTGCTGACCACCAGTCACCTATGCACTCCACCAGCCACGGCGAACCACCCCCACCGGG TGAGACAGATCCAGAACCTTCTGTGACACCAGAGTCATCAGGAACCTCTGAAAGTGGATCACAG AACTACCATTTAACTGTTATTGGCCACCCGCCACCTGTAAGGGCGCCTCATCCACCAG GTCACCAATCAAGGCCACATCACTCTCACAGAGGGGGAGGCAGACCCTGGGAGAG GTTTTACAGAAGCAGAGGAGATCACCCCCCCACTCACCTCCAGACAGCTCCACCTCCTGCACCTGTTCCCCCAGTGTACCCAGCTCCGTCCCTCTACCCACCCCCACCACAGCCCTACCCCCCTCCATACACCTCTGGCCCTAGCCTTATCCCTCCTACCATCAGTTACCAACCTCAGCCTGTTTATGCCCCTGGACCACCGGGGCTCAACCCTCCCTGGGTCGCCCCTGGTGCCCAGCCCCCTCTTATCCCTCTTCCCCCCCTGTCTCAGCCGCCCCTCTCTAAGGAAGATTTCTACAGACAGCGGCATCACAGACAGGACAA AGCTACATCCAAACTGGATGAGTTTACTAAAGACTTCCACAAAGAGCTTATGAAGTACAGAAATGCACCAAAGAGACGGAGACCGTCTTATTCAAG ATCCCGGTCATACAGTCGCTCTCCATTTAGCCGTTCTCCTTACTCTCGCTCTAGATCCAGATCAAGATCCAGGTCCTACTCTTATTCCCCCAGTCGATCCCGCTCCCGTTCACGCTCCCATGGTAGGTCTTATCCCCGCTCCCCTTATTCTAGACGAAATGGACGTAGTTATGGACGCTCACGGTCAAGGTCCCGCTCTCGCTCAAGGTCTTACGGGTATCGGCGGTCTGGCTCGCCACGTTCCCCTCCCCCCTACCGCCCAGGAGGCTGGGAGGGAGCAGAAGGAGCAGGACCCTACAGGTCTAGATCACGGTCTCGTTCCCCTGGCCCTGGTGGCTTCCGGAGCCGCAGCCCTGGTGGACGAAAGCCGCCTCCTCGGGAGCTACCACCATATGAACCGAAGGGTATAAGTCCCGGTGGCAATGATCGCTGGGAAAGAGAAAGGTATCGACAGTGGGAGAAGGAGTATGCAGACTGGTACAACAAGTACTACAAAGACTATGATAACCAACATCCCTCATTGCATCACAGAGGTCGTGGAagcagagacagggagagagacagaatgtCCCCATTATCTAGAGATTACTCCCCTcaagggagaggaagaagagggcgAGAAGAGCGAAGTGCTCCCCCTCACCATCCTCCATCATCTTCGTCAACAGGGACCAAGTCCAGCACTAAAGTCTCGAAGACAAAGAAGGTAAAAAGGAAGAGGACTGGGGAGGAACCAGAGCCATCGCATCAGTCAGTAGACAGAGGTGATGCTACTCCTGTCAGAGACGAACCAATGGACGAAATCCCTTCACTCACTAAAACGCCTCCCATGTCTTCAAAGGCCTCAGTTGGAGCCGCAACCTCTAAAGCTCCAGCCTCAAAAAGCACTGCTGCACCTGCTAAACCCTCAACCAAGTCAACATCCAAGACTCAGGCTGATAAGACGAAGAAAGACAAGAGCCAAAAGGTAAAAGCTAAAGTTAAGACAGAGGGTGTGAAGGCTAAGAGTGAAAAGGTGAAGAAAAAGACTGGGGAAGGAGTGGTGACTAAAAAGAAAGACTCCTCTTCTGCCACAAAACCATTAAAGACCGTTAAATCCAAACCAGAAGATGCCCCCAACTCAACCGCCCCTAAAAAGGAAAAGAGTAAAAGCTCTTCAGGGAGGCCTGCGCTGCTTAAGACTCCTCCACTGTCCTCCCAGAACATGCCTCTACATCATCCCTCTCTTCATGACGGCCCAAGAGGCAGCCACGACATGAGGGGGAGAAGAGATCTTCCACAGGGCGGTGGTCTCCTCCCCATCCCCCATCCACATGGACTCCAACTTCTCCACCGACCTCCTTCCCCTGACAGTCGGAGGAGGATGGGAGAGGAGGGCCGCTCTTTACTCGGACCTCCTCCTGGAAAGCTGAGGAGAATAGATGGGCTAGGGGGTGGAGGTGATGTCATGTCCCACTCTCACATGTCTCATCAGCCCCCGCTCCACAGACTCCCACCCCCCTCAGACAGACCTGGTCTTCTTCCCCTGCCAGTGAGCCGTGACATGGGCCGGGGAGATGCAGATCGGGGACCCATCAGACCTCTAATGGACCTTCAG GTGAAGCCGACCCAGAGGAGGATAAAGCTAAACCGAGATCTGGGAAGAAAAGGCAGCACTGAGACGGCACCCTCGGACAGAACGCCGTCGGGTCCTGAAAAGACGACCTCCACCTCAGACCGACCGACTGCTGCTAACAGCTCTGAAGGAGACCGACCTAGCGGTACAGCAGAAGGTGGAAGAAAGGAGCCGTCTGCATCTTCTGAGAGAGGAGTCTCCAGAGAGAGACCAGGAAGTGCTGGAGAAAGACTGCAGGGCTCGGACAGGGAGCAGAGCAGAAGCTCAGGATTGGACAGAGAGCGAGACAGAGCTTCAGGATCAGAtcgagacagagacagagaccgagacagagacaggggcGTGGcgtctgacagagacagagacagggacagggacagggacagggacagagtCTCTGGCTCCCAGAAGGTAGCGGCTACAGTGGAGAGAGACCCTGAAGGAGAGAGGCCATCAAGGACAGAGCGCAAGAACTCCAGTGGTGGAAGTTCAGGAGGGAGGTCTGTCTCTCTGGATAAAATGACCATCGCTGAGAAATCAGCCATCTCCAGGAGCATGACGGACCTTCAGGAGAAGCCAAGCACATCCTcgaaggagagaggggaggggtcAGAGCGATCTGCCAAATCTGCCAG GAGTGTGTCCAAGGACAGAACAGAGAGGAGTGTCCCCTCAGGAGAGAAACCAGCTGCTGCTCACAGAGAAG cagtgAAAGATGGTGAGGAGTCTGTTGTGAGGAGCAGACCCAGGATCAGCCGAAAGGCTTTGACGAGCCACACCACGAGCTCTACTAG GTCAACTCAAGAAGCAAAGCGGGACTCGGACAAAGATCAGAAGAGCGTATTCTCTAAACCTGCAGAGCAGCCTCCATCTAGCCCTGTGAACAGCCGAGGCCGCAGCCCAAGTGTCAGCCCAGCAGCCAGCCCGGCCAGGGAGGAGCCGCTCATTCAGCCGCCTCCTCGCTCAAAGTGGGAGAGGGAAGATGACGAAGAAGGCCAGGAAAATGGACTCAGTGCACCCAAGGAGCCCTCACCGGTgccacagaggagcagaggcagagaggggcAGACAGAAGCACCTAAACCTGTGAAGGGCGAGGGACGGGACGCCAcaagggaggagagaagaggagcggtgagagaagagaagaaagggaGAGCACCAAGGGAAGAGGGTAAAGGTGGCAGGACGGCACAGGCGAATTCTGACAAACCAACTAAAATAAAACTcgtgagggaggaggggagaggcgGAGGAAGAGATGAGGGGCGAGGAGTGACGGGGAAGGAGGAGAGAGCCGCAGAAAGCAGAGGAGGACGAGAGGAGAATCGTGGCCCAGAGCCCAGGAGACAGCGTTTGTGTTCTGACCTGGGTCGCGAGACAGACGAGGCGGCCTTTGTGCCCGACTACAGCGAAGGCGAGGGCTCCGAGCCAGAGGGAGGAAGGAGCGGCAGTGGCAGTCTGTCCCTCAGCCACCCCTCCAGCCCCACCCCGACCAACCACAGCGGCTCAGTGACCACAGgggacaagaagaagaagaaacacaagaaacataaaaaacacaagaagcACAAGAAACACGGCGGCCAGGAAAAAGAAGGAGAACAGAAGCAGCACAAGCACAAgcacaagaaaaagaaacacaaaaagaacaagGAGAAAGACgcggaggaagaagaggaggagaaagtggaGAAAGCAGAGGAAGAAGGGGCTCCGTGCTAA
- the LOC126389704 gene encoding E3 ubiquitin-protein ligase RBBP6-like isoform X3: MSCVHYKFSSKLDYNTVTFDGLHITLNELKRQIMARERLKATDCDLQITNAQTREEYTDDEAHIPKHSSVIVRRTPLGGVKPAGRTFIVDRSDTAVVGSSRPTDSSPSLSLAQLAKTANLVDANASEEDKIKAMMSQSNHEYDPIHYSKKAVGPPPAHYTCFRCGKAGHYIRQCPMLMVQDKSVEGPKPVRISKGIPQSFMVKAEPGTKGAMLTSTGEYAIPAIDAEAYAQGKKERPPFVPHDQSSSEDDTDPIPDELLCPICNDLMTDAVVIPCCGNSYCDDCIRTALLDSEEHVCYTCKQSDVSPDNLIANKFLRQAVNNFKNETGYTKRVRKQVQNAAPPPPRPQLVRPLHSRQQDPLMANVTQPPPSAPPAAPQAQVPPPAPAPAPAPAPAPAPAPAPAAPSAPTPPHAAATVEEQADSPAPAPVADHQSPMHSTSHGEPPPPGETDPEPSVTPESSGTSESGSQNYHLTVIGHPPPVRAPHPPGHQSRPHHSHRGGGRPWESRFYRSRGDHPPTHLQTAPPPAPVPPVYPAPSLYPPPPQPYPPPYTSGPSLIPPTISYQPQPVYAPGPPGLNPPWVAPGAQPPLIPLPPLSQPPLSKEDFYRQRHHRQDKATSKLDEFTKDFHKELMKYRNAPKRRRPSYSRSRSYSRSPFSRSPYSRSRSRSRSRSYSYSPSRSRSRSRSHGRSYPRSPYSRRNGRSYGRSRSRSRSRSRSYGYRRSGSPRSPPPYRPGGWEGAEGAGPYRSRSRSRSPGPGGFRSRSPGGRKPPPRELPPYEPKGISPGGNDRWERERYRQWEKEYADWYNKYYKDYDNQHPSLHHRGRGSRDRERDRMSPLSRDYSPQGRGRRGREERSAPPHHPPSSSSTGTKSSTKVSKTKKVKRKRTGEEPEPSHQSVDRGDATPVRDEPMDEIPSLTKTPPMSSKASVGAATSKAPASKSTAAPAKPSTKSTSKTQADKTKKDKSQKVKAKVKTEGVKAKSEKVKKKTGEGVVTKKKDSSSATKPLKTVKSKPEDAPNSTAPKKEKSKSSSGRPALLKTPPLSSQNMPLHHPSLHDGPRGSHDMRGRRDLPQGGGLLPIPHPHGLQLLHRPPSPDSRRRMGEEGRSLLGPPPGKLRRIDGLGGGGDVMSHSHMSHQPPLHRLPPPSDRPGLLPLPVSRDMGRGDADRGPIRPLMDLQVKPTQRRIKLNRDLGRKGSTETAPSDRTPSGPEKTTSTSDRPTAANSSEGDRPSGTAEGGRKEPSASSERGVSRERPGSAGERLQGSDREQSRSSGLDRERDRASGSDRDRDRDRDRDRGVASDRDRDRDRDRDRDRVSGSQKVAATVERDPEGERPSRTERKNSSGGSSGGRSVSLDKMTIAEKSAISRSMTDLQEKPSTSSKERGEGSERSAKSARSVSKDRTERSVPSGEKPAAAHREVKDGEESVVRSRPRISRKALTSHTTSSTRSTQEAKRDSDKDQKSVFSKPAEQPPSSPVNSRGRSPSVSPAASPAREEPLIQPPPRSKWEREDDEEGQENGLSAPKEPSPVPQRSRGREGQTEAPKPVKGEGRDATREERRGAVREEKKGRAPREEGKGGRTAQANSDKPTKIKLVREEGRGGGRDEGRGVTGKEERAAESRGGREENRGPEPRRQRLCSDLGRETDEAAFVPDYSEGEGSEPEGGRSGSGSLSLSHPSSPTPTNHSGSVTTGDKKKKKHKKHKKHKKHKKHGGQEKEGEQKQHKHKHKKKKHKKNKEKDAEEEEEEKVEKAEEEGAPC, encoded by the exons ATGTCGTGTGTTCACTATAAGTTTTCTTCCAAACTGGACTACAACACAGTCACTTTCGATGGGCTGCATATCACCCTCAACGAGCTTAAAAGGCAGATTATGGCCCGAGAGCGCCTCAAGGCCACAGACTGCGACCTGCAGATCACCAATGCGCAGACTCGAGAAG AATACACAGATGATGAAGCTCACATCCCGAAACACTCGTCCGTGATCGTCCGCCGCACTCCGCTTGGTGGAGTAAAACCTGCTGGCAGGACGTTCATTGT AGATCGTTCTGACACAGCTGTGGTGGGATCTTCTAGACCC ACTgattcttctccatctttgtCACTCGCCCAACTCGCCAAG ACTGCTAACTTGGTTGACGCTAATGCATCAGAGGAGGACAAGATTAAAGCCATGATGTCTCAGTCCAATCATGAATATGACCCGATACA TTACTCCAAGAAGGCAGTCGGTCCtccaccggctcactatacctGCTTTCGTTGTGGAAAAGCTGGTCATTACATTCGGCAATGCCCCATGCTGATG GTCCAGGATAAGAGTGTTGAGGGTCCCAAGCCAGTGAGGATTAGTAAGGGTATTCCTCAGAGCTTCATGGTGAAAGCAGAGCCAGGCACCAAGGGAGCCATGTTAACCAGCACTGGAGAATACGCCATACCTGCTATAGATGC GGAGGCATATGCACAAGGAAAGAAGGAGCGCCCTCCGTTTGTTCCACATGACCAGTCATCATCTGAGGACGATACAGACCCAATCCCAGATGAACTCTTGTGTCCAATTTGCAATGACCTGATGACAGATGCCGTAGTTATACCCTGCTGTGGAAACAGTTACTGCGATGACT GTATCAGGACTGCCTTGTTGGACTCAGAGGAGCACGTCTGCTACACATGCAAACAGTCGGACGTTTCACCTGACAATCTCATTGCTAACAAGTTTCTCCGACAG GCTGTGAACAACTTCAAGAACGAGACAGGGTACACCAAACGCGTGCGTAAGCAGGTCCAAAATGCAGCTCCGCCTCCACCGCGCCCTCAGTTGGTCAGGCCTCTGCACTCAAGACAGCAGGACCCACTGATGGCCAATGTCACTCAACCTCCTCCAAGTGCACCCCCCGCTGCTCCTCAAGCTCAGGTCCCACCTCCTGCTCCTGCACCGGCACcggctcctgctcctgctcctgctcctgctcctgctcctgctgctcccTCTGCTCCTACTCCTCCTCATGCTGCTGCTACTGTTGAAGAACAAGCTGATTCACCAGCTCCTGCACCTGTTGCTGACCACCAGTCACCTATGCACTCCACCAGCCACGGCGAACCACCCCCACCGGG TGAGACAGATCCAGAACCTTCTGTGACACCAGAGTCATCAGGAACCTCTGAAAGTGGATCACAG AACTACCATTTAACTGTTATTGGCCACCCGCCACCTGTAAGGGCGCCTCATCCACCAG GTCACCAATCAAGGCCACATCACTCTCACAGAGGGGGAGGCAGACCCTGGGAGAG CAGGTTTTACAGAAGCAGAGGAGATCACCCCCCCACTCACCTCCAGACAGCTCCACCTCCTGCACCTGTTCCCCCAGTGTACCCAGCTCCGTCCCTCTACCCACCCCCACCACAGCCCTACCCCCCTCCATACACCTCTGGCCCTAGCCTTATCCCTCCTACCATCAGTTACCAACCTCAGCCTGTTTATGCCCCTGGACCACCGGGGCTCAACCCTCCCTGGGTCGCCCCTGGTGCCCAGCCCCCTCTTATCCCTCTTCCCCCCCTGTCTCAGCCGCCCCTCTCTAAGGAAGATTTCTACAGACAGCGGCATCACAGACAGGACAA AGCTACATCCAAACTGGATGAGTTTACTAAAGACTTCCACAAAGAGCTTATGAAGTACAGAAATGCACCAAAGAGACGGAGACCGTCTTATTCAAG ATCCCGGTCATACAGTCGCTCTCCATTTAGCCGTTCTCCTTACTCTCGCTCTAGATCCAGATCAAGATCCAGGTCCTACTCTTATTCCCCCAGTCGATCCCGCTCCCGTTCACGCTCCCATGGTAGGTCTTATCCCCGCTCCCCTTATTCTAGACGAAATGGACGTAGTTATGGACGCTCACGGTCAAGGTCCCGCTCTCGCTCAAGGTCTTACGGGTATCGGCGGTCTGGCTCGCCACGTTCCCCTCCCCCCTACCGCCCAGGAGGCTGGGAGGGAGCAGAAGGAGCAGGACCCTACAGGTCTAGATCACGGTCTCGTTCCCCTGGCCCTGGTGGCTTCCGGAGCCGCAGCCCTGGTGGACGAAAGCCGCCTCCTCGGGAGCTACCACCATATGAACCGAAGGGTATAAGTCCCGGTGGCAATGATCGCTGGGAAAGAGAAAGGTATCGACAGTGGGAGAAGGAGTATGCAGACTGGTACAACAAGTACTACAAAGACTATGATAACCAACATCCCTCATTGCATCACAGAGGTCGTGGAagcagagacagggagagagacagaatgtCCCCATTATCTAGAGATTACTCCCCTcaagggagaggaagaagagggcgAGAAGAGCGAAGTGCTCCCCCTCACCATCCTCCATCATCTTCGTCAACAGGGACCAAGTCCAGCACTAAAGTCTCGAAGACAAAGAAGGTAAAAAGGAAGAGGACTGGGGAGGAACCAGAGCCATCGCATCAGTCAGTAGACAGAGGTGATGCTACTCCTGTCAGAGACGAACCAATGGACGAAATCCCTTCACTCACTAAAACGCCTCCCATGTCTTCAAAGGCCTCAGTTGGAGCCGCAACCTCTAAAGCTCCAGCCTCAAAAAGCACTGCTGCACCTGCTAAACCCTCAACCAAGTCAACATCCAAGACTCAGGCTGATAAGACGAAGAAAGACAAGAGCCAAAAGGTAAAAGCTAAAGTTAAGACAGAGGGTGTGAAGGCTAAGAGTGAAAAGGTGAAGAAAAAGACTGGGGAAGGAGTGGTGACTAAAAAGAAAGACTCCTCTTCTGCCACAAAACCATTAAAGACCGTTAAATCCAAACCAGAAGATGCCCCCAACTCAACCGCCCCTAAAAAGGAAAAGAGTAAAAGCTCTTCAGGGAGGCCTGCGCTGCTTAAGACTCCTCCACTGTCCTCCCAGAACATGCCTCTACATCATCCCTCTCTTCATGACGGCCCAAGAGGCAGCCACGACATGAGGGGGAGAAGAGATCTTCCACAGGGCGGTGGTCTCCTCCCCATCCCCCATCCACATGGACTCCAACTTCTCCACCGACCTCCTTCCCCTGACAGTCGGAGGAGGATGGGAGAGGAGGGCCGCTCTTTACTCGGACCTCCTCCTGGAAAGCTGAGGAGAATAGATGGGCTAGGGGGTGGAGGTGATGTCATGTCCCACTCTCACATGTCTCATCAGCCCCCGCTCCACAGACTCCCACCCCCCTCAGACAGACCTGGTCTTCTTCCCCTGCCAGTGAGCCGTGACATGGGCCGGGGAGATGCAGATCGGGGACCCATCAGACCTCTAATGGACCTTCAG GTGAAGCCGACCCAGAGGAGGATAAAGCTAAACCGAGATCTGGGAAGAAAAGGCAGCACTGAGACGGCACCCTCGGACAGAACGCCGTCGGGTCCTGAAAAGACGACCTCCACCTCAGACCGACCGACTGCTGCTAACAGCTCTGAAGGAGACCGACCTAGCGGTACAGCAGAAGGTGGAAGAAAGGAGCCGTCTGCATCTTCTGAGAGAGGAGTCTCCAGAGAGAGACCAGGAAGTGCTGGAGAAAGACTGCAGGGCTCGGACAGGGAGCAGAGCAGAAGCTCAGGATTGGACAGAGAGCGAGACAGAGCTTCAGGATCAGAtcgagacagagacagagaccgagacagagacaggggcGTGGcgtctgacagagacagagacagggacagggacagggacagggacagagtCTCTGGCTCCCAGAAGGTAGCGGCTACAGTGGAGAGAGACCCTGAAGGAGAGAGGCCATCAAGGACAGAGCGCAAGAACTCCAGTGGTGGAAGTTCAGGAGGGAGGTCTGTCTCTCTGGATAAAATGACCATCGCTGAGAAATCAGCCATCTCCAGGAGCATGACGGACCTTCAGGAGAAGCCAAGCACATCCTcgaaggagagaggggaggggtcAGAGCGATCTGCCAAATCTGCCAG GAGTGTGTCCAAGGACAGAACAGAGAGGAGTGTCCCCTCAGGAGAGAAACCAGCTGCTGCTCACAGAGAAG tgAAAGATGGTGAGGAGTCTGTTGTGAGGAGCAGACCCAGGATCAGCCGAAAGGCTTTGACGAGCCACACCACGAGCTCTACTAG GTCAACTCAAGAAGCAAAGCGGGACTCGGACAAAGATCAGAAGAGCGTATTCTCTAAACCTGCAGAGCAGCCTCCATCTAGCCCTGTGAACAGCCGAGGCCGCAGCCCAAGTGTCAGCCCAGCAGCCAGCCCGGCCAGGGAGGAGCCGCTCATTCAGCCGCCTCCTCGCTCAAAGTGGGAGAGGGAAGATGACGAAGAAGGCCAGGAAAATGGACTCAGTGCACCCAAGGAGCCCTCACCGGTgccacagaggagcagaggcagagaggggcAGACAGAAGCACCTAAACCTGTGAAGGGCGAGGGACGGGACGCCAcaagggaggagagaagaggagcggtgagagaagagaagaaagggaGAGCACCAAGGGAAGAGGGTAAAGGTGGCAGGACGGCACAGGCGAATTCTGACAAACCAACTAAAATAAAACTcgtgagggaggaggggagaggcgGAGGAAGAGATGAGGGGCGAGGAGTGACGGGGAAGGAGGAGAGAGCCGCAGAAAGCAGAGGAGGACGAGAGGAGAATCGTGGCCCAGAGCCCAGGAGACAGCGTTTGTGTTCTGACCTGGGTCGCGAGACAGACGAGGCGGCCTTTGTGCCCGACTACAGCGAAGGCGAGGGCTCCGAGCCAGAGGGAGGAAGGAGCGGCAGTGGCAGTCTGTCCCTCAGCCACCCCTCCAGCCCCACCCCGACCAACCACAGCGGCTCAGTGACCACAGgggacaagaagaagaagaaacacaagaaacataaaaaacacaagaagcACAAGAAACACGGCGGCCAGGAAAAAGAAGGAGAACAGAAGCAGCACAAGCACAAgcacaagaaaaagaaacacaaaaagaacaagGAGAAAGACgcggaggaagaagaggaggagaaagtggaGAAAGCAGAGGAAGAAGGGGCTCCGTGCTAA